From Quercus robur chromosome 8, dhQueRobu3.1, whole genome shotgun sequence:
CTATGCACAAGACTTTGCCAGAAAATACAAGACAGAGGCAGAGAAAAGTTTCTCTTAAGAAACGAGGAAAATGGTTAAGTTTAAGTGGGAGGTAGCGTAGTAAAGTCAAGTGGGGTCTGTGAAAGCGAAAGAAACCAAAGCATTTAGTAGCATATTTCAGTACCCAAATTGCTGTAATTAAATCCTAATCCTTTCTGTTTAAACTTGAAACCAAAACTCCTTGTCCTTTCAATGCTCTCCTCTATTCCTCTCCCATTATATATAACCCCTACACTCTCTCACATTTCCACACCCaaacaccaaacaccaaaaccataaactctctctctcaccaaaGCTTCATCCTTTGCTTTTTTCTATTAACCATGACTAAGGATGTTGCAGAGCATGGCTCATTTCCAGCCAAAGACTACCACGACCCACCTCCAGCACCGTTGTTCGATCCTGTGGAGCTAACCAAATGGTCCTTTTACAGGGCTTTGATAGCTGAGTTTGTAGCTACTTTGCTCTTTCTATATGTCACGGTTCTGACCGTGATTGGCTACAAGAGCCAGATTGACCCTGCCTTGAAAGGTGATGCCTGTGGTGGTGTTGGTATTCTTGGGATTGCTTGGGCCTTTGGTGGCATGATTTTCGTTCTTGTTTACTGCACTGCTGGGATTTCAGGTGCGTGTGTTTCCatttctcactctctttctttctttctcaatttcCTTCTTTAGTTAtgctttgttttcttgtatGAAAATGTACATCTTTGCTTTCAAACATAACAATTTAGGATGCTTTAAGTTTCAGGTAAGGTTGTTTTTGGTTAAAGATTTCAGGTggatttttctttctatttcctTCTCTGTGTCTGTTTTTGCTTTTGTAGAAAAAATTTTCAGCTAGTCACGTAAAGAGCAATTATCAtcttctataaaaataaaatgctaaactACTGTGTTCTTTCTCATATCTCTCAAGAATTGAATCATAATCTATGaactttttcttgaagaaaattattattatgagtCTCTTAAGCCTTTCATATTGGtaagatataaaattttaagcCTATTACCTTGGCTATTTACTAGCTAACttgttaacttatttttgagCGTAGGGGGTCACATTAACCCAGCAGTGACCTTCGGGCTCTTCTTGGCTCGTAAGGTGTCGCTGATTCGGGCCGTGTTGTACATGGTGGCTCAGTGCTTGGGAGCCATATGTGGTGTTGCGCTCGTCAAGGCCTTTCAGAGTGCCTATTATGTAAAGTATGGTGGTGGCGCCAACTCTCTCTCAGATGGGTACAGCACTGGCGTTGGATTGGGCGCCGAGATCGTAGGGACCTTTGTGCTTGTGTACACCGTCTTCTCTGCCACTGATCCCAAGAGGAAAGCTAGAGATTCACACGTTCCTGTATGTACCTTATCATTTCTCTAGTTTATACatgcaattttattttgggaattGTGTGTATCAAAATGTCTATATTTtaagcttttttgtttttggttttattttttaatgcttGCTTCTTATTTAAAAAGCGTTTTGGGTCCTTTGTGTTTTTCTTGAGATTCAGTTAGCTATAAATCTTTTTATGTATAGTAACAAAAAATTTGGTTGATATCTTGTGTTAAACTCTTAaggttgtttctcaaaaaaaaactcttaaggTAAAGGGCAATTTGACATAATAATCATATTTTATCTaatctatttaaataaaaagatctGTTATGTCCTATTtgttttaaaggaaaaaatttagCTTCAATCTCTGGGTACCATTTACCGGCTCCAGAAAGAGTATTACTTGTACACACAAACTGATGGTTTGGAACTAAAACTTTTATCCTTTCCCAAAGCACAACccttaattgaaaaatattagaaCCAAGAATGTAAAACTCGACCaagcttagtttttttttttaaaaataaaataaaatttttaagactGTATTTAAACCACCGTTTTCagattttttggaaatatgtgtagggtgaaaaagtgtgtagaaatatgtgtaatgttgtctaagggtgtgtttagtaaaaattaaaaattagtttaacttttaatttttgttattattaatgaGTTTTATGgcattttttgatattatttataggtttcattgtattattttaattcacttttatcttttatttacgTTACTTTTAGCtaaaagttttaagttttagtaAAATATAAGTGGATCTCCAAACAGACCTTAGGacccgtttggtacatgtgtttaaaaattgaaaattattgtttgaaaatatttatagaaatatgtgtgggtgaaaaagtacgTTGAAATGCGTGAAATGttacttaaaaactgaaaatggttgtttaaaaacacaaaccaaacacccctaagcttctgatttttttgATTTAAGCTTTTAATTTCTTGGAACAAATATCAGAAAATGGATGGATAGATATTTGGAGCTAAAAATACTTCTTTTTCCTTCTGGTCAAGTGTTTTCGTGGAATTTTTCCCAAACACCAACAGTAGTCGCTTTAGCTTTTGAACTTAATTGAGACTCTTCGGGGTCTAGTATATTTTGAGCTTAATAATTCATCTTTTAACCAATTGACACATGATGGTAACGTAGCATGCGCCATTCAGATTCAGGCTAAGGTTTGGGGGTCCATGGATTTGTGGTTTCTGCTATAGCGCATATGCAAAAGGGTCACATAGTTTGCTTCCTTTTCAGAGAGTGATTCTCCATATTGTTGAATGCGTATGCGTGTTTCGTTTTGGTGTTTTCTATACGAGGTCTTGGTGTCATTAAGTCTTGTCATAAGCCCCGTGGGTCCTATGGTATATTAATGATGTCGATGTCGTTTTCCCCTTGTAAACACTGTATGATTCTTTCCACCTTCATCTCAATCAACGAATCAAATCAGCTAcgattttattttgtataaagaaaattccaaacttaatttattattttttgtaggCTTTCTGGTATAATGAATATCTAATCCCAATTTTCAATGTGACCTTTATTGTGTGATTCCAATATTGCAagaagttgtttttgttttttattttgcttcacGGGTAGACTATTGGGCACTATTAGAAAATTACAATTGTAGATTGTTTGTGTCCTCAGACTTGGACTATTTCTTAGCCACAAATGACTATGGATTATATTatcaaattgatattttattgaCACATTGTCTTCTGTCCTGAAATTGAAGGTTTTGGCACCACTCCCCATTGGATTTGCGGTGTTCATTGTTCACTTGGCCACGATCCCAGTCACTGGCACTGGCATCAACCCCGCTAGGAGTCTTGGTGCAGCTGTTATCTACAACAATGACACGGCCTGGAAAGACCATGTTAGTATATGAGACTATTTTGATTATTTGCATTGTTATTAAAGTTGTTTAGTTGTTGCGTCATTTAATTATATTCCTAGTATATATAACACTAACGATCGAAGTTTAAGTCCTAGTAAAATTTTGAAGTTGACTATAAATTCTCAGCAGATTTCGTTGTTGTATATCACTTAATTAtactttgttattttcttttccagtgGCTCTTTTGGGTTGGGCCATTCATTGGTGCAGCTTTAGCAGCTTTCTACCACCAATTCATCTTGAGAGCTGGTGCTGCGAAAGCTCTTGGGTCATTCAGGAGCAACTCCTCCCATGTTTGATTAACAAAGAGGGTTAATTATTTGATTCCTTCTTCGTGGTTCTACTGAGAAATGACATTGGAAGAAGGATTTGATGTGTTTAGAAAAGAATAGTAGGGTTGTGCTTATGCTTGTGTATGAATGTTTCTTTGGCTCTCTTGATTTCCTTAAGAGGGTTAAGGAGCATAAAAGTGTAGGTTAAAGTCTCTTTGAGAAAAGGGGccgatttttttttatccctctTGTTCTTCTAGAATTTACTTATATGTTGTCCTTTTCAACTTATGTCTTTGGCACATTGTACTCGTTTATGCTTTTAAGTGAAGTTTGAGCTATGTGGATGTTGGTCAGTGTTCACTTTCTATTGTCTGAAAGACTGAAATTGCTCAATACTCAATAGTAGTGCCTAGTGGTATAATGAAAGGCAATCTTCGGAATCCTAATTGTTCACAAAGTCTAACTATGTCATCAtgaaaaagaagcaaaatcAGGTGACTTAAAAAGTCGAatccaaaagaagaaaactctTGCCTATATGGCTAATTAAAGTGCAACATGGAGGGAGATTTACTATGATAACAAAAAAACTCTTGCCTATATGGCTAATTAAAGTGCAACATGGAGGGAGATTTACTATGATAACAAAAAAACTCTTGCCTATATGGCTAATTAAAGTGCAACATGGAGGGAGATTTACTATgataacaaaaggaaaaagacaTAAGAGCGGTTTAAACTTTACATAAGTATCTTGTCAAATACAATGGATTCGGTGCGGTGGGTCACACCCAGCTAGGTCATACATTACCAGTTAAATTTGCTTTAACATTAGAGATTCAGTGGGCTTAATCTAATGTTGCCGTTTAATCACATGCTAATTCGGTCAATaagtaataaatttaaattcttttcccTGGTAATCTGGTCGTATTGTCGTAATCAATTAATATAAGATTTTTTGGCTTAATTTAAAAATGGAATTTCACGATTTGGTAAATCAGCACACAAACTTTCCGTGTGAGAGCATTACTCGACTTGTCAGATAGCATTTGTTCTAAGCAGAATTAGGaagtaattaatttaattactatGCCCATGCACGCGCCATTAGCATCCATGTGCATCTATCAGTCTCTTTGCTTTGTGGCCactactaattaattaattctctctctctctctccctctagcTTTTATTATCTGAAAGCAAGGTAACTGTTTATTCTGCTCCTGCAGAGAAAGCAGAAAATGAATAGTTAAAGCTGAAGTCAGGGTGATGTccttttttgttaaattattggATAATTGGAAGATTGGTTTCTTGTTGGTTCATATTCATTGTAtgagttctttttctttcaaaaaactaaaaaaatcatttggcaAGTAACTCTGTGGGCTATACGCAACAgtgaaaacccaaaaactttTGGTACTAATTAATTGAAGCTTAATTGTTATTGAATGGCGTATGCAAATATTGAATAGCCATTGATTACACTGCTACCTTTTAGAAACCCCACACTGAATTAGGTTTTATGAGATGATAGGGCACACTCTAGGTCATGGTAGCTTAGCCATTTCTTAGGAGTTCGgacattcatcaaaaaaagaaaaagaaaaaaaaagagtgaatgtattgcaaaatttaaattgataaaattttgctTAAGGGATTATATCACGAGAAAATTGAGTAAGGTTAGTCACATTatcattaattaaaaatgagatgtctgtaaaattaaatataaaaacttaatgTGTaactttgagtttttaaaagcatgaatATATAAcatgttttaaataaaaaattataatattcaagttaaataaatattatttaattaatatctaaatataaaaaatgatcaCTTAAATCTATTGCTGCCCTGTGAGGTGAGAATTGAAAATTGAGAAGTGTGAAGTGCgccaattataaaaaatatgagtATGAATGTACAGGCTGAAAATTAACGGCCCCCCTGAGCTAAGGCCCAAATTAAGTGTCAAGAGAGTCTGTCCAATTCAGCCCAAGGTGTTTCGGGTTTGCACACAACTCCAGAAAACCAAGGCCCCGAGAGCAAATAGATCCAATTACAGTTGACCCACAACGAGGCCCTAAGTCTTTACTAAACAAAACGCTGATATCTGGAATATATCTAACACCGGTGAAAAACAACCCAACAAAACTAATGAGCCCATGGGCTTCTCCT
This genomic window contains:
- the LOC126697264 gene encoding probable aquaporin PIP2-5, giving the protein MTKDVAEHGSFPAKDYHDPPPAPLFDPVELTKWSFYRALIAEFVATLLFLYVTVLTVIGYKSQIDPALKGDACGGVGILGIAWAFGGMIFVLVYCTAGISGGHINPAVTFGLFLARKVSLIRAVLYMVAQCLGAICGVALVKAFQSAYYVKYGGGANSLSDGYSTGVGLGAEIVGTFVLVYTVFSATDPKRKARDSHVPVLAPLPIGFAVFIVHLATIPVTGTGINPARSLGAAVIYNNDTAWKDHWLFWVGPFIGAALAAFYHQFILRAGAAKALGSFRSNSSHV